In the genome of Kitasatospora sp. NBC_01246, one region contains:
- a CDS encoding phage tail tape measure protein yields MGAEWNLLLRLKGDGRDLANALQQAGQSARALGRDTATGQRGVRSLGDESQWAGRRVREMGTDAQYSGRLQRLTGDYARQAGRDLRALGQDAQYSGTRQREAGQAADAAANRLRETASSGELAARSQRGVATSAQAVRSELSGLVRVLRSTTREVRDLGNASDASVAGLRRIGDAGDEHLGRVSTMADRVKQHLVSVGAILAGGTLAMGLHGVLEAGNEYGQSMNTFGAVTSANRVEMTRASMAAMQLGADLKLPTATSADAAESMVELAKAGFRTEQAIDASRASVQLASAANLNAADTAKYLGDMMDQFGLGADQASRAADILAATANNASGDIVDIYYSMKYAGPVAHSLGIGMEEAAAAVGMLGKAGILGSTAGTALRGILVNMAKPSKAAAAGLKELGIEAWDAEGNFRGLRYVIEQLQKSAHTLSEKDFTAAAAAAFGKPALGGAMALAHQGLDSFDALNAAVRQTGAAAQIAEAKGLGLSGAMTQLKTQVKQTGIELYTEMSPGLEWVTRGMTRLLSEGTPALRGVISYGHDLATLYGPDLAAKTRSGLGEVGGYLRSLAGPLKDAAFDVAAAGLHAMFTAGRTVVDVLRNLARGAEPIVRALGSFNREGEQTIGVVDILVTGLDLAGQGLVQVSGVLVPVGQVIGRIITLLGELPWWAQGAIAAMLLARRVGPVMEGVASSVSGRVTGAWRGLNEQIGLQRSLAEASGVSIGRLGGAFAVLETRVPIIGQMAGAFRTAQDRVGGFTGGVLGAGAAVGTGLLGAGRSLVSFMGGPWGLAMVGVGLGLSLLARRQQEAAQAAQEHQQRIKTLTGALKESGGVINDNVRAQAAQVLMDTKVKDSKDGLVKTLEKAGVSARQLTDAYLGQGTTLGGLQDRLKATAEANVQFITTSSGAVKSYTETGLKAKVAADALGSMKGELQESIDNVKRMADAQRGAGDGTNAFDKLKTAVKGLSDTTSDADQRTRSLKEAIDLLNGGTVSMQAAEARLNSAILSGNDAIRDGIEATDGWGSALVGTSGAVSTTTRNGQNLYNSLNSITDATTAAAVQAYSLSKAHGDNVTKSIQSAADQMAKGRGAAIDLAQSYGLTRDQAEAVANSIGLIPDQVAVLLKTEGVDSTLADLLAVQSQVKLQPKAVEIKVEALSDQAQTMLRSLGLTVETIPGTREVKISALTDKARKDLEQLITTQAGIADKTITMSAETRSAIAGLTEVQRQIRETNDKTVTVHALTAEAQQALRDLGFKITTLPGGDVTVTAKTDNAQSNINKIQGALNGLRDKTVHVNVEEVAAPGTRMRLTYENRAIEADGGIRSAFADGGLRLRAFADGGMAGGRGEQHIAQIARPGEWRVWAEDETGGEAYIPMALSKRSRSEKILDEVAHRFGGEVVYGLGSRTKAFADGGINAAGVRSYAAARSGLPQIPAPLAAKLVQARPSAATTVVVVRDQGEGQPLIGQQTINIERPGATDQQISSAIAYQVRRAQRGGVRRR; encoded by the coding sequence GTGGGCGCGGAGTGGAACCTGCTCCTGCGGTTGAAGGGCGACGGCCGGGACCTGGCCAACGCCCTCCAGCAGGCTGGGCAGTCCGCGCGCGCCCTCGGCCGGGACACCGCCACCGGCCAGCGCGGCGTCCGTTCCCTGGGCGACGAGTCGCAGTGGGCCGGGCGCCGAGTCCGCGAGATGGGAACCGACGCCCAGTACTCCGGCCGCCTCCAGCGGCTCACCGGCGACTACGCCCGCCAGGCTGGCCGCGACCTTCGGGCGCTCGGCCAGGACGCCCAGTACTCCGGCACCCGCCAGCGCGAAGCCGGGCAGGCCGCCGATGCGGCCGCCAACCGCCTGCGCGAGACCGCCTCCTCCGGCGAACTCGCCGCCCGGTCCCAGCGCGGCGTCGCCACCAGCGCCCAAGCCGTGCGGAGCGAACTCTCCGGCCTGGTGCGCGTGCTGCGCTCCACCACCCGGGAGGTCCGCGACCTGGGGAACGCGTCCGACGCCTCGGTGGCCGGGCTGCGCCGCATCGGCGACGCTGGCGACGAGCACCTCGGCCGCGTCAGCACCATGGCGGACCGGGTCAAGCAGCACCTGGTGTCGGTGGGGGCGATCCTCGCTGGCGGCACCCTCGCGATGGGCCTGCACGGCGTTCTCGAAGCCGGCAACGAGTACGGCCAGTCGATGAACACCTTCGGGGCGGTGACCAGCGCCAACCGGGTGGAGATGACCCGCGCCTCGATGGCGGCGATGCAGCTCGGGGCCGACCTGAAGCTGCCGACCGCGACATCGGCCGACGCGGCCGAGTCGATGGTGGAACTGGCCAAGGCGGGCTTTCGGACCGAGCAGGCGATCGACGCGTCCCGGGCGTCCGTGCAGCTCGCCTCGGCGGCGAACCTGAACGCCGCCGACACCGCCAAGTACCTCGGCGACATGATGGACCAGTTCGGTCTCGGCGCTGATCAGGCCAGCCGGGCCGCCGACATCCTCGCCGCCACCGCGAACAACGCGTCCGGTGACATCGTCGACATCTACTACTCGATGAAGTACGCCGGGCCGGTCGCCCACTCCCTGGGCATCGGCATGGAGGAGGCCGCGGCCGCCGTCGGCATGCTGGGCAAGGCCGGCATCCTCGGCTCCACCGCCGGCACCGCGCTACGCGGAATCCTCGTGAACATGGCCAAGCCGAGCAAGGCGGCGGCCGCCGGGCTGAAGGAGCTCGGCATCGAGGCGTGGGACGCCGAGGGGAACTTCCGGGGCCTGCGCTACGTCATCGAGCAGCTGCAGAAGTCCGCCCACACCCTCTCCGAGAAGGACTTCACCGCGGCGGCGGCCGCCGCCTTCGGCAAGCCCGCGCTCGGCGGTGCGATGGCCCTGGCCCACCAGGGGCTCGACAGCTTCGATGCGTTGAACGCCGCGGTGCGTCAGACCGGCGCGGCCGCGCAGATCGCCGAGGCCAAGGGCCTCGGCTTGAGCGGCGCCATGACGCAGCTCAAGACCCAGGTCAAGCAGACCGGGATCGAGCTGTACACCGAGATGTCCCCGGGCCTGGAGTGGGTGACCCGGGGCATGACCCGGCTCCTGTCGGAAGGCACGCCGGCCCTGCGCGGCGTCATCTCCTACGGTCACGACCTCGCCACCCTTTACGGTCCCGACCTCGCCGCGAAGACCCGCTCTGGTCTCGGCGAGGTCGGCGGCTACCTGCGTTCCCTGGCCGGGCCGCTGAAGGACGCGGCGTTCGACGTCGCGGCCGCCGGCCTACACGCGATGTTCACCGCCGGGCGCACCGTCGTGGACGTGCTGCGCAACCTCGCCCGCGGCGCGGAGCCGATCGTGCGCGCGCTCGGCTCGTTCAACCGGGAGGGCGAGCAGACCATCGGGGTCGTCGACATCCTCGTCACCGGCCTGGACCTCGCCGGGCAGGGCCTGGTTCAGGTCTCCGGTGTCCTGGTCCCCGTCGGGCAGGTGATCGGCCGGATCATCACGCTCCTCGGGGAGCTGCCATGGTGGGCCCAGGGCGCGATCGCCGCCATGCTCCTCGCCCGCCGGGTGGGCCCGGTGATGGAGGGCGTCGCCAGCAGCGTCAGCGGCCGCGTCACCGGCGCCTGGCGAGGACTGAACGAGCAGATCGGACTGCAGCGCTCCCTCGCGGAGGCCTCCGGTGTCAGCATCGGCCGGCTCGGCGGAGCGTTCGCCGTCCTCGAGACCCGCGTGCCGATCATCGGACAGATGGCCGGCGCGTTCCGCACCGCCCAGGACCGCGTCGGCGGGTTCACCGGCGGCGTCCTCGGTGCCGGTGCCGCCGTGGGCACCGGCCTGCTGGGGGCCGGGCGCTCCCTCGTCAGCTTCATGGGCGGCCCGTGGGGCCTGGCGATGGTGGGAGTCGGCCTCGGCCTGTCGCTGCTCGCCCGCCGCCAGCAGGAAGCCGCGCAGGCCGCGCAGGAACACCAGCAGCGCATCAAGACCCTGACCGGCGCGCTCAAGGAGAGCGGCGGCGTCATCAACGACAACGTCCGCGCGCAGGCGGCTCAGGTCCTCATGGACACCAAGGTCAAGGACTCCAAGGACGGCCTGGTCAAGACCCTGGAGAAAGCCGGCGTCTCCGCCCGGCAGCTCACCGACGCCTACCTGGGCCAGGGCACCACCCTCGGCGGCCTGCAAGACCGCCTGAAGGCCACCGCCGAGGCCAACGTCCAGTTCATCACCACCTCCAGCGGCGCGGTGAAGTCGTACACCGAGACCGGCCTCAAGGCCAAGGTGGCCGCCGACGCCCTCGGCTCGATGAAGGGCGAGCTCCAGGAGAGCATCGACAACGTCAAGCGGATGGCCGACGCCCAGCGCGGCGCCGGCGACGGCACCAACGCGTTCGACAAGTTGAAGACGGCCGTCAAGGGCCTCAGCGACACCACCAGCGACGCCGACCAGCGCACCCGCTCGCTGAAGGAGGCGATCGACCTCCTCAACGGCGGCACCGTCAGCATGCAGGCCGCCGAGGCACGCCTGAACTCGGCGATCCTGTCCGGCAACGACGCCATCCGGGACGGCATCGAGGCCACCGACGGCTGGGGATCGGCCCTCGTCGGCACCTCGGGAGCGGTGAGCACCACCACCCGCAACGGCCAGAACCTCTACAACAGCCTGAACTCCATCACCGACGCCACCACGGCGGCCGCCGTGCAGGCGTACAGCCTGTCGAAGGCGCACGGCGACAACGTCACCAAGTCGATCCAGTCGGCGGCCGACCAGATGGCCAAGGGCCGCGGTGCGGCGATCGACCTGGCGCAGTCCTACGGCCTGACCCGCGACCAGGCGGAGGCCGTCGCCAACTCGATCGGCCTGATCCCGGACCAGGTAGCCGTCCTGCTGAAGACAGAGGGGGTCGACTCCACCCTCGCGGATCTGCTCGCGGTCCAGTCCCAGGTCAAGCTCCAGCCGAAGGCAGTGGAGATCAAGGTCGAAGCGCTGTCGGACCAGGCGCAGACGATGCTGCGCTCCCTCGGGCTCACGGTCGAGACGATCCCCGGCACCCGAGAGGTCAAGATCTCCGCGCTGACCGACAAGGCCCGCAAGGACCTCGAGCAGCTGATCACGACCCAGGCCGGGATCGCGGACAAGACCATCACCATGTCGGCGGAGACCCGCTCGGCGATCGCCGGCCTGACGGAGGTCCAGCGGCAGATTCGCGAGACGAACGACAAGACGGTCACCGTCCACGCGCTGACCGCCGAGGCGCAGCAGGCCCTGCGGGACCTCGGGTTCAAGATCACGACGCTGCCGGGCGGCGACGTCACGGTCACCGCCAAGACCGACAACGCGCAGAGCAACATCAACAAGATCCAGGGCGCCCTGAACGGGCTGCGGGACAAGACCGTGCACGTCAACGTCGAAGAGGTCGCCGCGCCGGGCACACGCATGCGGCTGACGTACGAGAACCGTGCGATCGAGGCCGACGGCGGCATCCGGTCGGCGTTCGCCGACGGGGGGCTGCGCCTGCGCGCCTTCGCCGACGGCGGGATGGCCGGCGGCCGCGGGGAACAGCACATCGCGCAGATAGCCCGGCCGGGCGAGTGGCGGGTGTGGGCGGAGGACGAGACCGGCGGCGAGGCCTACATCCCTATGGCCCTGTCGAAGCGCTCCCGGTCCGAGAAGATCCTGGACGAGGTCGCCCACCGCTTCGGCGGCGAGGTCGTCTACGGCCTCGGCTCCCGCACGAAGGCCTTCGCCGACGGCGGCATCAACGCGGCCGGCGTCCGCTCCTACGCGGCCGCCCGCTCGGGACTGCCGCAGATCCCCGCGCCGCTCGCCGCCAAGCTCGTCCAGGCCCGCCCCTCGGCGGCCACCACCGTCGTCGTCGTCCGCGACCAGGGCGAAGGACAGCCGCTGATCGGCCAGCAGACCATCAACATCGAGCGCCCCGGCGCCACCGACCAGCAGATCAGCTCGGCGATCGCCTACCAGGTGCGCCGGGCCCAGCGCGGAGGAGTACGGCGCCGATGA
- a CDS encoding phage tail tube protein, producing the protein MSLPPLVPVEKYSRRGTSQFLFVPTIAALTMIPTRVEITAGNNLTAGIAEVNGWTAENQAIDVPDMSDTFDGTIPGSDKAADSSLTFYEDSTTNVTEELLKKGTTGFIVIFRKGDIPTNKSMDIFPVRVGSVQPAYSADNEAAKFTVNFSITSRPVQGAPVPAAT; encoded by the coding sequence ATGTCACTTCCCCCGCTCGTACCTGTCGAGAAGTACAGCCGCCGGGGTACCTCGCAGTTCCTGTTCGTCCCGACCATCGCCGCGCTCACGATGATCCCCACCCGGGTGGAGATCACGGCCGGCAACAACCTGACCGCTGGCATCGCCGAGGTGAACGGGTGGACGGCGGAGAACCAGGCCATCGACGTGCCGGACATGAGCGACACGTTCGACGGCACGATCCCCGGCTCGGACAAGGCGGCCGACAGCAGCCTGACTTTCTACGAGGACTCCACGACGAACGTTACGGAGGAGCTCCTGAAGAAGGGCACCACGGGGTTCATCGTCATCTTTCGTAAGGGCGATATCCCTACGAACAAGTCGATGGACATCTTCCCCGTCCGTGTCGGTTCGGTTCAGCCCGCCTACAGCGCCGACAACGAGGCCGCCAAGTTCACGGTGAATTTCAGCATCACCTCCCGGCCGGTCCAGGGCGCACCCGTGCCCGCCGCTACCTGA
- a CDS encoding DUF6093 family protein, translating to MLDVSPLANLVQELVMGDTVRVERPGADRVLDERTGQLVDAPRTLVYEGPGAMVGPGSQPIGRVLPTDLLEHVDDPKAGYKLLTPPQAPVPARDDYVTVTAVHQGGDQSLLNRDWRVARTGHGNTMVVVRMTWCDEIQPKTLAAP from the coding sequence ATGCTCGACGTCAGCCCGCTGGCGAACCTGGTCCAGGAGCTCGTGATGGGCGACACCGTGCGCGTCGAGCGGCCCGGTGCCGACCGGGTCCTGGACGAGCGCACCGGCCAGCTCGTCGACGCGCCGCGCACCCTGGTCTACGAGGGCCCGGGCGCGATGGTCGGCCCCGGCTCCCAGCCGATCGGGCGGGTCCTGCCCACCGACCTGCTGGAGCACGTCGACGACCCCAAGGCCGGCTACAAGCTGCTCACCCCGCCCCAGGCCCCGGTGCCGGCCCGAGACGACTACGTCACCGTGACGGCCGTCCACCAGGGCGGCGACCAGTCGCTCCTCAACCGCGACTGGCGGGTAGCCCGCACCGGCCACGGCAACACCATGGTCGTCGTCCGCATGACCTGGTGCGACGAGATCCAGCCGAAGACCCTGGCCGCACCATGA
- a CDS encoding spherulation-specific family 4 protein, which translates to MALTTMGLGVPLYQHPGLDAAAWDALAVPGTPLQWVVLNQASGPGASEDSVLYDAGRSVKASGTPVLGYINHGYGSVVDFTVFQQADLWIARGITDGVFLDQVAANSAGVQAVATTIQGLRKRGARHIVLNCGTVPADERYLQIADQVVTFEGTLPDYRTAMASQPAWLREWKPERTVHLLHGVTTWADAREAVLLARASGCHTVFMHTSVYTGPASNPWDGLPTAYWQDLTDLVGSFPARPAPGWPR; encoded by the coding sequence ATGGCGCTCACCACCATGGGGCTGGGCGTGCCCCTCTACCAGCACCCCGGGCTGGACGCCGCCGCCTGGGACGCCCTCGCCGTTCCGGGGACGCCGCTCCAGTGGGTCGTCCTTAACCAGGCGTCGGGGCCCGGCGCGTCCGAGGACAGCGTGCTGTACGACGCCGGGCGCAGCGTGAAGGCGAGCGGCACGCCGGTCCTCGGGTACATCAACCACGGCTACGGCTCGGTCGTGGACTTCACGGTGTTCCAGCAGGCAGACCTCTGGATCGCGCGCGGGATCACTGACGGGGTGTTCCTCGACCAGGTCGCCGCGAACTCCGCCGGCGTGCAGGCCGTCGCCACCACGATCCAGGGGCTGCGCAAACGCGGCGCCCGGCACATCGTGCTGAACTGCGGCACCGTCCCGGCCGACGAGCGGTATCTGCAGATCGCCGATCAGGTCGTCACTTTTGAGGGGACGCTTCCGGACTACCGCACCGCGATGGCCAGTCAGCCGGCCTGGCTGCGGGAGTGGAAGCCGGAGCGCACCGTGCACCTGCTACACGGCGTCACCACGTGGGCGGACGCCCGGGAGGCGGTCCTCCTGGCCCGCGCGAGCGGCTGTCACACGGTCTTCATGCACACCTCCGTCTACACCGGACCGGCCTCCAACCCCTGGGACGGCCTGCCCACCGCCTACTGGCAGGACCTCACCGACCTCGTCGGCTCGTTCCCGGCCCGCCCCGCACCGGGGTGGCCGCGGTGA
- a CDS encoding major capsid protein: MPNEMLDNLLKGIDATEIHAFVRSIKTRADFELTNSIVPVRTIDSVKWKTKRSTRRVLPAKYRAWDSSAPVAAREIARFETEGQLPPLSQKYILGELETILLNASRGLDNQDVIDDIYRDVASHVLAIQQRMEIAAGDVLADGKLTLNGENGLTVEVDYQVPSANRPVASVPWTDPNADMLRDEMLWIEYLRSIGAPLPTRALTSYKAAALMAGNSSYRNAFYNPQGVNIPSAVLAPDQVQAVRARYGLPPITIYDLQLPAEAGGNVRVLPENMYFLLPPDSREWAETQYGLTAEGLVLSNGGNPAILREEAPGIIVTHGYSDDPAQLWTKGSASAMPVMYVPDIYVAATVW, from the coding sequence ATGCCGAACGAGATGCTGGACAACCTGCTCAAGGGCATCGACGCCACCGAGATCCACGCGTTCGTACGCTCGATCAAGACCCGGGCCGACTTCGAGCTCACCAACTCCATCGTCCCCGTGCGGACGATCGACTCGGTGAAGTGGAAGACGAAGCGGTCAACCCGCCGCGTCCTGCCCGCGAAGTACCGGGCGTGGGACAGCTCCGCGCCGGTCGCGGCCCGCGAGATCGCGCGCTTCGAGACCGAGGGCCAGCTTCCCCCGCTCTCGCAGAAGTACATCCTCGGCGAGCTCGAGACCATCCTGCTCAACGCCTCGCGCGGCCTGGACAACCAGGACGTCATCGACGACATCTACCGGGACGTCGCCTCGCACGTCCTGGCCATCCAGCAGCGGATGGAGATCGCCGCAGGCGACGTCCTGGCCGACGGAAAGCTGACCCTGAACGGTGAGAACGGTCTCACCGTCGAGGTCGACTACCAGGTCCCGTCCGCGAACCGACCGGTCGCGTCGGTGCCGTGGACCGACCCGAACGCGGACATGCTCCGCGACGAGATGCTGTGGATCGAGTACCTGCGATCCATCGGCGCACCCCTGCCGACCCGCGCGCTGACGTCGTACAAGGCGGCCGCGCTGATGGCGGGCAACTCCTCCTACCGCAACGCCTTCTACAACCCGCAGGGCGTCAACATTCCGTCGGCGGTGCTCGCGCCGGACCAGGTGCAGGCGGTCCGGGCCCGCTACGGCCTGCCGCCGATCACCATCTACGACCTCCAGCTCCCCGCCGAGGCCGGCGGCAACGTCCGCGTCCTGCCGGAGAACATGTACTTCCTGCTGCCGCCGGACAGCCGGGAGTGGGCGGAGACCCAGTACGGGCTGACCGCGGAGGGCCTGGTGCTCTCCAACGGGGGCAACCCCGCGATCCTGCGGGAGGAGGCTCCGGGCATCATCGTCACCCACGGCTACTCCGATGACCCGGCGCAGCTGTGGACCAAGGGCTCGGCGTCCGCGATGCCGGTGATGTACGTCCCGGACATCTACGTCGCCGCGACGGTGTGGTGA
- a CDS encoding terminase large subunit domain-containing protein, producing the protein MGKKHRDPEAELTAVIEQYKKLSPVERELMANQVKAPMRAHLARAERGMLMDRSPGRMATVMTDGIELQAPHLDLIDNLYRRIAAGERIKAMVEMPPRHGKSQRASRWGPLWFLRRQPLKRVMLASYGSELADDHGRWVRDQIGEHTDLLGIKLHPGSRAASRFDLLAPPKSGVRGGMVTAGVGGSLTGKGFDLGIVDDPFKGSDDASSPAQRDRVWEWYRSVFYTRRAPGASQIIINTRWHEDDLCGRILQQDPDGWERINLPAIADSPDDILGRPIGAALWPSRYDEQDLADTRKAVGERIWWSLYQQRPRPMEGGVWKWPWISDNRISPQQLLGINLTRVVVFVDPSGGDTQRDEVGVVAAGRDAKGDLYVLADRSAQMGAEQWGRAACQLAIDLRADAIGVENNFGGDMARQVIAQAWAELDRENLTRGLLRPRLIDVFAKQGKRLRAEPIAQLYAQALVHHVGEFVSLEGQMVTWMAGMDSPDRMDAAVHALTELAEPASSGPTTGTYTRGPLPGRR; encoded by the coding sequence GTGGGTAAGAAGCACCGCGACCCCGAAGCCGAGCTCACCGCCGTCATCGAGCAGTACAAGAAGTTGTCCCCGGTCGAGCGCGAGCTGATGGCCAACCAGGTGAAGGCGCCCATGCGCGCCCACCTGGCCCGGGCCGAACGCGGCATGCTCATGGACCGCTCGCCCGGCCGCATGGCCACCGTGATGACCGACGGCATCGAACTGCAGGCCCCGCACCTCGACCTGATCGACAACCTCTACCGGCGGATCGCGGCCGGCGAACGCATCAAGGCGATGGTCGAGATGCCGCCCCGGCACGGCAAGAGCCAGCGCGCATCCCGCTGGGGACCGCTCTGGTTCCTGCGCCGCCAGCCGCTCAAGCGCGTCATGCTCGCCTCCTACGGCAGCGAACTGGCCGACGACCACGGCCGCTGGGTCCGCGACCAGATTGGCGAACACACCGACCTCCTCGGCATCAAGCTTCACCCCGGTTCCCGCGCCGCCAGCCGCTTCGACCTCCTCGCGCCACCCAAGTCCGGCGTGCGCGGCGGCATGGTCACCGCCGGCGTCGGCGGCTCCCTCACGGGCAAGGGCTTCGACCTGGGCATCGTCGACGACCCTTTCAAGGGCTCGGACGACGCCTCATCGCCTGCTCAGCGAGATCGGGTATGGGAGTGGTACCGCAGCGTCTTCTACACCCGCCGTGCACCCGGTGCGAGCCAGATCATCATCAACACCCGCTGGCACGAGGACGACCTCTGCGGCCGGATCCTCCAACAGGACCCCGACGGCTGGGAGCGCATCAACCTCCCGGCGATCGCCGACTCCCCGGACGACATCCTCGGCCGTCCGATCGGCGCCGCGCTCTGGCCCTCCCGCTACGACGAGCAGGATCTGGCCGACACCCGCAAGGCTGTCGGCGAACGCATCTGGTGGTCCCTCTACCAGCAGCGACCCAGGCCCATGGAGGGAGGCGTGTGGAAGTGGCCGTGGATCAGCGACAACCGGATCAGCCCCCAACAGCTCCTCGGCATCAACCTCACCCGCGTCGTCGTGTTCGTCGATCCCTCGGGCGGGGACACCCAACGCGACGAGGTCGGCGTGGTCGCCGCCGGCCGCGACGCCAAGGGCGACCTGTACGTCCTCGCAGACCGCTCCGCCCAGATGGGTGCCGAGCAGTGGGGCCGCGCGGCATGCCAACTCGCCATCGACCTCCGCGCCGACGCCATCGGCGTCGAAAACAACTTCGGCGGCGACATGGCCCGCCAGGTCATCGCCCAGGCCTGGGCCGAACTCGACCGCGAGAACCTCACCCGCGGCCTGCTGCGCCCCCGACTGATCGACGTCTTCGCCAAGCAGGGCAAGCGCTTGCGCGCAGAGCCGATCGCCCAGCTCTACGCCCAGGCCCTCGTCCACCACGTTGGCGAGTTCGTCTCCCTGGAGGGCCAGATGGTCACGTGGATGGCCGGCATGGACAGCCCCGACCGTATGGACGCCGCCGTCCACGCCCTTACCGAACTTGCCGAGCCCGCCAGCAGCGGCCCCACCACCGGCACCTACACCCGCGGCCCGCTGCCCGGCCGCCGCTGA
- a CDS encoding MmyB family transcriptional regulator, which produces MGTKPPKVDKEGLRALLTRLRGQLSHADVGLPPPADYNNKGRRPTTGLRQADIDLLTGRSPGTYGRFESGSTRYPAPSDTYLLAVARALLMTEEDWRAMWLYRLQSHPPYPLKPEATVTIGGHWQAIVDDYRSPAYITDRAWKVAVYNQRFAALFPGGIPPENTMEWMILSRYAREVGLPDWENSWARLVLPQLRAAHNQFSANHDLGRLVRKVERDPVAGPIYASLDESYRQPDGDTRYFWHAGRNERVTVTMGPSMPLGAPGTLLMHLLLDYRSEPSSWRDQQHPLAAPATAASPPMEG; this is translated from the coding sequence GTGGGAACGAAGCCACCCAAAGTGGACAAGGAAGGGTTGCGGGCCCTCCTGACCCGGTTGCGCGGCCAGCTCAGCCACGCCGACGTCGGCCTCCCGCCGCCGGCCGACTACAACAACAAGGGCCGCCGCCCCACCACCGGGCTCAGGCAGGCCGACATCGACCTGCTCACCGGGCGCAGCCCCGGCACCTACGGCCGGTTCGAGTCGGGATCCACACGGTACCCCGCCCCCTCGGACACCTACCTCCTGGCCGTCGCCCGGGCACTGCTCATGACAGAGGAGGACTGGCGGGCGATGTGGCTCTACCGACTCCAGTCCCATCCGCCCTACCCCCTCAAGCCGGAGGCGACGGTGACGATCGGCGGTCACTGGCAGGCCATTGTCGACGACTACCGGAGCCCCGCATACATTACCGACCGCGCGTGGAAGGTTGCGGTCTACAATCAACGTTTTGCTGCGTTGTTCCCGGGGGGAATTCCTCCGGAGAACACCATGGAATGGATGATTCTCTCCCGCTACGCGCGTGAGGTCGGCCTGCCCGACTGGGAGAACTCGTGGGCGCGCCTTGTCCTCCCCCAACTCCGCGCTGCGCACAATCAGTTCTCTGCGAACCACGACCTGGGGCGCCTGGTGCGGAAGGTGGAGCGCGACCCGGTGGCGGGCCCGATCTACGCGAGTCTCGACGAGTCCTACCGCCAGCCCGACGGCGACACCCGCTACTTCTGGCACGCCGGGCGGAACGAGCGTGTCACCGTGACGATGGGGCCCTCCATGCCCCTCGGCGCGCCGGGAACGCTGCTGATGCACCTGTTGCTGGATTACAGGTCCGAACCGTCCAGCTGGCGCGATCAGCAACACCCGCTGGCCGCGCCGGCCACCGCAGCCTCTCCACCCATGGAAGGGTGA
- a CDS encoding PhlD, which yields MSFVSNPYVFLPNHVVTSEELADVITSRHAGHPRLPVIRRIVAQAPARRHFSQPLDIVMSDRTLEERNRAAVDDVLTMGTAAARGVLAELDVDPLTIDCIITTHSTGDIVPGLDIHLVHELGLRPDVSRRPITQLGCGGGAHIMVMAHQYVSASPGSRVLVVGAESLSSTIHAADTEIEQVIYSGLWGDGAVAAVVSSSPIGPALRIHETWEYLLPDTTTRYRKRVDHSGVHFDSERSATQSINEMAPALRAWLADETAGPWPLDFMVAHPGGLRVMEDLEKQLQLGPDALRHSRAQFDAEANLGGPSVLSVLRRTMADPPEHGQAGLAAGFAPGFAVSAMKVSWCDPS from the coding sequence ATGTCGTTCGTATCGAATCCTTACGTGTTCCTGCCCAACCACGTCGTGACCAGCGAGGAACTCGCCGACGTCATAACCAGCCGGCACGCCGGGCACCCGCGACTTCCAGTGATCCGCCGGATCGTCGCCCAGGCCCCGGCGCGCCGGCACTTCAGCCAGCCGCTCGACATCGTGATGTCGGACCGCACCCTCGAAGAACGCAACCGCGCGGCCGTCGACGATGTCCTCACCATGGGCACGGCCGCCGCGCGGGGTGTCCTGGCCGAACTGGACGTCGACCCGCTCACCATCGACTGCATCATCACCACCCACAGCACCGGTGACATCGTGCCCGGCCTCGACATCCACCTGGTGCACGAACTCGGGCTGCGCCCGGACGTCTCGCGCCGCCCGATCACCCAGCTCGGCTGCGGCGGCGGCGCGCACATCATGGTGATGGCCCACCAGTACGTGAGCGCCTCCCCCGGTTCACGGGTCCTGGTGGTCGGCGCCGAGTCGCTCAGCTCCACCATCCACGCCGCGGACACCGAGATCGAGCAGGTCATCTACTCCGGGTTGTGGGGCGACGGCGCGGTGGCCGCGGTGGTCTCCAGCAGCCCGATCGGCCCGGCGCTGCGGATCCACGAGACGTGGGAGTACCTGCTGCCGGACACCACCACCAGATACCGCAAGCGGGTCGACCACTCGGGGGTGCACTTCGACAGCGAGCGGTCGGCCACGCAGTCCATCAACGAGATGGCCCCGGCGCTGCGGGCCTGGCTGGCCGACGAGACGGCCGGCCCGTGGCCGCTCGACTTCATGGTCGCCCACCCCGGCGGTCTGCGGGTGATGGAGGACCTGGAGAAGCAGCTGCAGCTGGGCCCGGACGCGTTGCGGCACTCCCGGGCGCAGTTCGACGCGGAGGCGAACCTGGGCGGCCCCTCGGTGCTGTCCGTGCTGCGCCGCACGATGGCGGACCCGCCGGAGCACGGTCAGGCCGGGCTGGCGGCGGGGTTCGCCCCGGGGTTCGCGGTGTCGGCGATGAAGGTGAGTTGGTGCGATCCGTCGTAG